In one window of Carassius carassius chromosome 38, fCarCar2.1, whole genome shotgun sequence DNA:
- the LOC132119195 gene encoding uncharacterized protein LOC132119195, protein MAKASQRPDKELWKRHKIRILSETDNYKTARERAKKAVESSNVDTEEEVLKERKKKVPSKYWTESEGECEIPTKKRRKMSTSSQKPSSLPKPPSYKPPTDITAHSPEEDEPSLPNLSANNTFHDFQHLIEQSEQRMLLAIERMSTDISNSIEHLIQAIQQNRPGPATITTPPQETIERPCKTLQELQAFLLKLEGPEGKKRMIQFLSLMGGSNIGDAVRRILRKIATNEAWSNYSLKGRKGKLTFIGTALHHIVLSACAKQFPKHTEKEIDTCIGETLKHAPHRAKLVATPAAEEELRAPPEDGDSD, encoded by the exons ATGGCAAAGGCCTCCCAAAGGCCAGATAAGGAGCTCTGGAAGCGGCACAAAATAAGAATACTCTCCGAGACCG ACAACTATAAGACAGCCAGAGAACGAgccaaaaaagctgtagaaagttCAAACGTGGACACAGAAGAAGAGGTGCTAAAAGAGCGGAAAAAAAAAGTACCATCAAAATACTGGACCGAGAGTGAAG GAGAATGTGAGATTCCTaccaaaaaaaggagaaaaatgtcAACATCCTCTCAGAAGCCATCAAGCCTCCCAAAGCCTCCAAGTT ACAAACCACCTACTGACATCACAGCTCACTCACCTGAGGAAGATGAGCCATCCCTTCCAAATCTTTCAGCTAATAATACTTTTCATg ATTTCCAGCATCTCATCGAACAATCTGAGCAGCGGATGCTCCTCGCAATTGAGAGAATGTCAACAGATATTTCCAATTCTATTGAGCATCTGATCCAGGCTATTCAACAGAATCGTCCTGGTCCGGCAACCATCACAACACCACCACAGGAGACCATTGAGAGGCCCTGCAAAACATTGCAGGAGCTGCAAGCTTTCCTATTAAAACTTGAGGGCCCAGAAGGGAAAAAAAGGATG ATACAGTTTTTGAGCCTGATGGGAGGTAGCAACATTGGAGACGCTGTGAGGAGAATCCTTCGGAAAATAGCCACCAATGAGGCCTGGTCAAATTACAGCCTGAAAGGCCGAAAAGGAAAACTGACCTTCATTGGGACAGCCCTCCACCATATTGTTTTAA gTGCTTGTGCCAAACAATTTCCGAAACACACAGAAAAGGAAATTGATACATGTATAGGGGAAACCCTCAAACATGCACCTCACCGTGCCAAGTTGGTCGCAACACCT gCAGCGGAAGAAGAACTTCGGGCACCTCCTGAGGATGGAgacagtgactga
- the LOC132119058 gene encoding uncharacterized protein LOC132119058, with the protein MVLEYSSSDMDGEFFQNTANIDMPTENLEEELKRWINEYNIKHNAAEKLLKILRNHGHKHLPSTTKTLLKTDPVESQMVSGVECIKLGVTEQLIMCLNRYPYNYAKDITELEISLNVDGLPLFKSTGKSFWPVLCTVHLKPASTFPLTIALTEAKPKSLDFIKVISDELKMILMNGFAWGETTLNVRLRCITCDAPAKAMLKCIKQFSGYYGCDKCTQKGNWEGRITYQQVHDLTLRNDVSFREQHQPEHHHENAVSPFSNLQIDMIKSFPADYMHQCCLGVMRKMLLLWSQGKSGQRLSPAQLREVNQRLRNLRNDIPHIFARKPRSLEELERWKATEFRQFMLYTGKVVLRGILPETLYSHFMAFSVALCILVSPHLTQTHNVYAHELLTYFVEQGRHIYGKEFLVYNVHSLLHLTADATTYGSLDKCSAFAFESYMHQLKKMVRSGNHVLVQAAKRLQERSQIPIQTSEEKPIQLKHPNNVYIVSPTSCCEVLERTNSGKLLCRVFSHLTLYLYEPCDSMIYGAYVCGPSKMEILDKANLQGRAMILEDGHGRKVVFSLLHDLD; encoded by the coding sequence ATGGTTCTTGAATATTCCAGTAGTGACATGGATGGAGAGTTTTTTCAGAATACTGCCAACATTGATATGCCCACTGAAAATTTAGAAGAGGAGTTAAAGAGGTGGATCAATGAATATAATATCAAGCACAATGCTGCAGAAAAACTGCTCAAAATTCTCAGGAATCACGGGCATAAACACCTGCCATCTActactaaaacattattaaaaacggATCCTGTTGAAAGCCAAATGGTGTCTGGTGTGGAATGCATTAAATTAGGAGTGACTGAACAATTAATCATGTGCTTGAATCGGTATCCCTACAATTATGCAAAAGACATCACTGAGCTTGAGATTTCCCTCAATGTAGATGGACTGCCACTCTTTAAGAGCACTGGTAAATCTTTCTGGCCTGTACTCTGCACAGTACATCTAAAACCAGCAAGCACATTTCCTTTGACCATTGCCCTCACTGAGGCCAAGCCCAAATCACTGGACTTCATTAAAGTCATATCAGATGAACTGAAAATGATTCTAATGAATGGCTTTGCATGGGGAGAAACAACACTCAATGTAAGATTGAGATGCATTACCTGTGATGCACCAGCAAAAGCCATGCTGAAGTGCATCAAACAATTCTCAGGTTACTATGGCTGTGACAAATGCACCCAAAAAGGCAACTGGGAGGGGCGCATCACTTACCAACAAGTGCATGACCTCACTTTGAGGAACGATGTCTCATTTAGAGAGCAACACCAACCAGAACATCATCACGAAAATGCTGTGTCCCCTTTCAGCAATCTCCAAATTGACATGATCAAGTCTTTCCCTGCTGACTACATGCACCAGTGCTGCCTGGGAGTGATGAGAAAAATGCTCCTACTATGGTCACAGGGCAAGTCGGGGCAACGACTATCGCCGGCTCAGCTGAGGGAGGTCAATCAGAGGCTAAGGAACTTGAGAAATGACATACCCCATATTTTTGCCAGGAAGCCACGCAGTCTGGAGGAATTGGAGAGGTGGAAGGCCACTGAATTCAGGCAGTTTATGCTCTACACTGGCAAAGTTGTTCTCCGGGGAATCCTGCCAGAAACCCTATACAGTCATTTCATGGCCTTTAGTGTGGCTTTGTGTATACTAGTGTCTCCACATTTAACACAAACCCACAATGTGTATGCCCATGAACTCCTCACATATTTTGTAGAACAAGGCCGGCACATATATGGGAAAGAATTCCTAGTGTACAATGTGCACTCACTGCTTCACCTCACTGCTGATGCCACCACATATGGATCATTAGACAAATGCAGTGCCTTTGCGTTTGAGAGCTACATGCACCAGCTGAAGAAGATGGTTAGATCAGGAAACCATGTTCTAGTCCAAGCAGCAAAACGGCTCCAAGAACGTTCACAGATTCCTATACAAACAAGTGAAGAGAAACCAATACAATTGAAACATCCTAATAATGTTTACATTGTTAGCCCAACATCCTGCTGTGAAGTTCTGGAGAGGACCAACTCCGGAAAGCTCTTATGTAGAGTATTCTCGCACTTAACGTTGTACCTTTACGAGCCATGTGACTCGATGATCTATGGAGCCTATGTATGTGGTCCATCAAAGATGGAGATCCTGGACAAGGCAAACTTGCAAGGAAGGGCAATGATCCTTGAGGATGGGCATGGCCGCAAAGTTGTCTTTTCTCTCCTTCATGACCTTGATTAA